The bacterium genome segment TTTTGTTTGAGAAGAATTTATTTCTTTTTCATAAATTGTTTTTTCATCAAAATTCATAAGAAAAATTGATTTCATCTGGTTTCTACCCTCAATTTTGGATGGATATGTAAATATAACTTTTTCATTTTCATTTAAAAGTCGGTGAATATCAAGTCGGTCTCTGGCAATTCTTAATTTATAATCAGAAATACCAATTTTACCTTTTAATTTATCAGGTAAAAATATCTCAAGCAATTTTGGAGCATTAGGAATATTTTCTTCTGTTGCCCCTGAAATAAAAGAAATTTTTTTCTCCATTCCTGTACTTTCAATTACTCCAGAAACCCTTAACCCATCTCCCCTGCTCTCTTCTATTTCTTTAAATTCTAAACATTTTTTCAGTATATTTAAAAATTGTGAAGAAGTTAGAGAAAAATCTCCTTTCATATATCCAAGAACTTCTTTAAATTTTCTTTCTATTTCACTGTTTTGTGGTTGCCAGCCCAATTTCTCCATAATTTTTAAAAGATTTTTCACCCAGTTATCCAGAGTATTTTCCCTTGCTTTTATAATTTCAACACACTCTTTGATAAGAAGAACAGCAGTGTTATTGCTTTTATAAAAATTTTCTTTTGTAAAACCAATTCCTTCATAATTATCTCTTGTATAGGATGAAAATTTTTTAAAATCTTCAAAGTTAATTTTCTTAAAATAGGGAGAAGATAAAACTCCCATGAGTGTTTTCCAATCATATGTCTGTATAAAAATTAGAATATCTAAAAGAGAAATAATAGATGGCTCATTATTTAATGTATAACCAGGGACCATTTCAGATGGAATTCCATATCTATTAAATATTCTTTCAATAGTATCTCTATAGCCCAACATATCAGGGCAGGTAATTGAAAAATCATCAATTGTCAAGGATTTGTTTTTTTTAAAATTTTCTGAAATTAACTTAACAATTCCTTTTATTTCTTCATCTTGAGATGGGAAATTATAACATTCAACCTCACTTTTGTTTTCCTCAGTTTCCATCTTAATTATCTCCCAATCAGTTATATTTTTAATAAAACTAAGTGTTTTATCAAGAATTAATTCTTTAACATCTGGTGAGACATTTTCATCATAAGAAAAAGAAAAAATAACATCAGGAAAATAATTTATAAGAGAAGAAAAGAAGTTTTTTTGAGAAGGTAAAATTTCGTAAAAGTTTTCTATTATCAATCTTTCCTTTTTAATTTGACTAATATATTTTTCACCTTCTTTATAAAGGTCATCTATATCAATTAAATTTTTTTCTTTTAGATAATTTTCATAAGTTCTTATTACATTAAAAGCAAATAATAAATCATTTTTATTCTTTTCAAATCTCCATGGATAATTATTTATTTCTTTTAAAATAATTTCATAGTCAGGAGTTATTTCAAAAGATGTTTTTAGGTCTTTTATTAAATTATTTATTCCTTCACCCATTCCTGCAATAGAAATATCCTGAAGTTTTCCTGCTTTATTTATAATTTTTAATATGATTGTAAATCTTTCCAATTCATCAACAATATCTTTTTCAGAATTTTCTTCTACTAATTGACAGGCAAGTGTTTTTATTGTTAAAATTTCTGGCAGTAAGTTTTTTTGGAGAAAATTAGAATATAATTTTTTAACTTCTTTTATTTTAGAAAAATTAGAATAAATTAAAATTGTTTTTTCTTCTTCCTTAATAAAATTTTTTAAAATATACTCTAATTTACCTCTATAAGAAAATGGGAATATAATTAACTTTTTCATTCTTTTATATTATAATTATTTTACTATTTCTTTAAATA includes the following:
- a CDS encoding PD-(D/E)XK nuclease family protein, whose amino-acid sequence is MKKLIIFPFSYRGKLEYILKNFIKEEEKTILIYSNFSKIKEVKKLYSNFLQKNLLPEILTIKTLACQLVEENSEKDIVDELERFTIILKIINKAGKLQDISIAGMGEGINNLIKDLKTSFEITPDYEIILKEINNYPWRFEKNKNDLLFAFNVIRTYENYLKEKNLIDIDDLYKEGEKYISQIKKERLIIENFYEILPSQKNFFSSLINYFPDVIFSFSYDENVSPDVKELILDKTLSFIKNITDWEIIKMETEENKSEVECYNFPSQDEEIKGIVKLISENFKKNKSLTIDDFSITCPDMLGYRDTIERIFNRYGIPSEMVPGYTLNNEPSIISLLDILIFIQTYDWKTLMGVLSSPYFKKINFEDFKKFSSYTRDNYEGIGFTKENFYKSNNTAVLLIKECVEIIKARENTLDNWVKNLLKIMEKLGWQPQNSEIERKFKEVLGYMKGDFSLTSSQFLNILKKCLEFKEIEESRGDGLRVSGVIESTGMEKKISFISGATEENIPNAPKLLEIFLPDKLKGKIGISDYKLRIARDRLDIHRLLNENEKVIFTYPSKIEGRNQMKSIFLMNFDEKTIYEKEINSSQTKIFNFGFSNEKFYEKYLKNGKIEIGVTSLEEFLKCKYRFYLKNVENIKPYIIPEIEEVPEIWGKMVHTIMENIFNIYKGKILSGKFIEDVVKQFKSQLFSEIKNYTNSEISEFYRDIMKIRAKEVVEKFKKIIVNHIGNKLLELEFEIPYEGPTYILKGKIDRIEENNDGLYIIDIKTGTSLPPSYTENDFEKNKNIQIPAYIWMFKNKFNLKKDVYGAIWNFSFKEDDKNKEEKKYNLTYIDRMDEYFNNIFDEIIKGKINFQPEENPSCFYCEFKTQCPK